The genomic region TGGGACCCTTTCGGGCGGGACGAGGAGCTGGCGAAGCTGGAGATCGCGGTGCTGGCCGTCACCTTCGCGGTGGCGGTGGTGGGGAACGGCAGCGTGCTGCTGGCCCTGCGGCGCACGCCGCGCAAGGCGTCCCGTATGCACCTCTTCATCCGCCACCTCAGCCTGGCCGACCTGGTGGTGGCCTTCTTCCAggtgctgccccagctctgctgggaggtgACACACCGCTTCCACGGCCCCGACGGGCTCTGCCGCGTCGTCAAGCACCTGCAGGTCTTCGGCATGTTCGCCTCGGCGTACATGCTGGTGGCCATGACCGCCGACCGCTACATCGCCGTCTGCCATCCGCTGAAGACGCTGCAGCAGCCCACCAAGCGCTCGTACGGGATGATCGCGACGGCCTGGGCGCTCAGCCTGCTGCTCAGCACCCCGCAGTACTTCATCTTCTCCCTCAGCGAAGTGGAGCGCGGCTCGCAGGTCTACGACTGCTGGGCGCATTTCATCATGCCCTGGGGGCCCCGCGCCTACATCACTTGGATCACCGGCGGCATCTTCATCGCGCCTGTCCTCATCCTCATCATCTGCTACGGCTTCATCTGCTACCACATCTGGCGCAACGCCCGGGGCAAGACGCGCCCGGGggaggcggcagcagcgggTGGCGGGCGGCGGGCAGGTGGTGGTGGTAGCCCGCGACGGGGGCTGCTGCTCGCCCCCTGTGTCAGCAACGTCAAAACCATCTCCCGCGCCAAGATCCGCACCGTCAAGATGACCTTCGTCATCGTCTCGGTGTACGTCGTTTGCTGGGCGCCCTTCTTCACCATCCAGATGTGGTCCGTCTGGGACCAGCGCTTCCCCTGGGTCGGTAGGTGACGCCGCCGCTTGTCCCCAGCGGCCGCCCCGCACGCGTCGGGGGCGCAGCCGGCTGTCCCGGGGcgctgcccagccctgagctgacCGTGGGGGAGACGGGGCGCGGAAGCGGAGAAGGGACCGAGGCGCGCCCTCCCGGCCCCGGACGGGTCCCTCTCCCGCCGGGTAATAGCGGTGAGCGGCCTTGCACGGGGAGGAGAGACAGCCCtgggccgccgccgccctcggggccgccccgccggcGCCGCTCGCGGTCCCGGACCTGGTggccccgggagcggcggcggccgcggcgctcGGCTCGGCCTGTCCCAGGAGCCGCCCGAGCggctgctgggggcagctgcgcctccggagagaagcagcagccgCAGCCTTCTCATCCCGAGCAAAACGAGTAGATGGAAACCGGAATTTTTGCTGCCGTAATTTGAACCAGCAACATTTTCGTCCGTTTGAAGCTGCCGATAAGAAaactttcagaaatgtttaGTATTGTTGTGAAGCATACACACGTA from Corvus hawaiiensis isolate bCorHaw1 chromosome 4, bCorHaw1.pri.cur, whole genome shotgun sequence harbors:
- the AVPR1A gene encoding vasopressin V1a receptor; translated protein: MRLAGGAGSPRALPSPGNGSRWRAAEPGGGSSPSPEAWSGSPNGSLGGWDPFGRDEELAKLEIAVLAVTFAVAVVGNGSVLLALRRTPRKASRMHLFIRHLSLADLVVAFFQVLPQLCWEVTHRFHGPDGLCRVVKHLQVFGMFASAYMLVAMTADRYIAVCHPLKTLQQPTKRSYGMIATAWALSLLLSTPQYFIFSLSEVERGSQVYDCWAHFIMPWGPRAYITWITGGIFIAPVLILIICYGFICYHIWRNARGKTRPGEAAAAGGGRRAGGGGSPRRGLLLAPCVSNVKTISRAKIRTVKMTFVIVSVYVVCWAPFFTIQMWSVWDQRFPWVDSENTATTVTALLASLNSCCNPWIYMFFSGHLLQDCIQSFPCCQQIKQTLSKEDSNSNSRRQTSFTNNRSPSHSLNTWREMSHSKATSFIPIPT